GCCAAGATCCGGGATAAaagtttgttgaaaaaattgcaAAGACTGATGGgtctgaattgagaaaaatcttgAGGATTTTGCACCTTTGGAATTAGTACAATTGAAGTAGAGGTAATGAACCGAGGTAACTCCGCTCCACAAAAAAAACTGAGTACCGCTTTGTAGACGTCTTGAGCGATCACTTGCCATGCAAAAGTAAAGAATTTCCCTGTGAAACCGTCTGGGCCAGCAGCACTTTCTTCATCCATTGACCTCAAGACTCGGTGtacctcttcaattgatgggaCTTCTTCCAACTTTGCATTATCCTCCCCCGAGACCTTAGGCGGAATAAGGCTTAGCATATCTGAAGATGATGCCAAAGAATCGTTGAAGAGATCGTGGAAATAAGTTATTGCCGCACTAGCTATATCATCCTCATTATCCACCCAAACGCCGTCAGAATTTTTGATACGATGTATCATTCCTTGAGACCGTCTCTGTCTTACTATTGCATGAAAGTACTTTGAATTGCTGTCTCCTTGGCAAAGCCATTTCACCCTGGCTTTTTGTCTCCAAAATTGCTCTTCAATTGATAGTGCATGCCTTAGCTCCGCCTGAGCCTTGTTGAGCTCAATCTGACACTCCTCCGAGGCATTGTTATCTACACTTTCCTCAGCCCTTTGTACCGCCATTTCTGCAGATCTCACAGCGTCAAACACATTCCCAAAGTGTTGCTTGTTCCATGCTTGAATAGCTCTCCTCGTTGCCAATAATTTAGAACATAAGACACGCAACGGAGACCCACTGATATCTTGATTCCAAGCCTGGCGAATAACCTCCAAGAATTCAGGTTTGGTTGTCCAAACATTCAAGAATCGAAAAGGCCGAGGTTTATTATTGGACCGAGccacaaaagaaatctttaaaGGTGAATGGTCGGACGGATGTCTAGCCAAGTGAAGGACAGAAATGGCATCAGAGAAATCCAGACAAGCCCCATTGACTAAAAATCGGTCTAACCTCTTAGAAATGCGAGCTCTACTCCGTCGATTGTTGGACCATGTGAATCTGGCTCCTGAAAATCCTACATCAAATACCCCAACTTCCTCCATGAAAGACATAAAATCCACCCCTTCTGCTATAACAAACGGACGTCCTCCACATTTTTCATGAGGTGCCAAAACAACATTAAAATCACCCCCAATACACCAAGGAAGTAAGCTAGGCTTATCTGCTAACAATGAACTCCATAAATTGCGGCGCTCATCAACTGAGCATTTTGCATGAACAAAGGATATAATTATTGGAGTAGGGAGTTGCGGACTTTGAACTTCTAGAGAAATATGCTGATCTGAATTACCCACAATCGAGCAAACAAACGGACTACTAAAGAAAACCCAAATATCACTCGAACAATTAACAcatacataatcaaataatagaCGTAATCGAATGGACTCAATTTTAGCTACGTCTAACTTTGGCTCACAAATGGCAACAAAATGAACATGATGAGACCGTACTAGTTTAATCAATCTTCTTAAATTTGGAGCTTTAGCTACCCctctaatattccaaaaaatACCACTAATCATGAGAGAGAACCTGGAATGAGTTATTGTTTGATGTCTTTGACCGAAGCTGTCTGTCGGTTGGGACATTTACCCGCGCACCTTTCGTCCTTTTTTGTTTGGAATTTCGGTCTGCCACCCCTGATTGATCAATCTTTAAAGATTGACTTGAAGAGCCCGGCAAAGTTTCTTGTGGATCCGCTAAAGTGGGAGACAAATTTGCTGCACTAATTGGCAATTGATTTACATCGATCCCATGCTCTTTAGGAAATGTATTCTGCGGCCCACACAATTCCACATAGAGGTGCTGCAAAGAATTTCTGTCGGCCATGCGTTGATGTTCCTCTCTAAAGTGTTTATTCAAATCAGAATGGGTCCCTTCATACTCATTTTCATGGGCCTTCTCCAGCTGGTTTTCCATTTCTCCTTGTTCCCTATCCAATGCATCCTTCCTGGTATGATCAGAATCGGAATACCCATGCACAGCAGAAGGTGACGGACTGGTATCATCTCCTATTGCAGCATCCTGATCTCCAATAATAGCGGTAGATTTGTCATCTTGGTGAACTGGTACGACGTCGTTCTCAGCTTGCTTGGCAGTCCTGACTTCTTCCTCTATTACTCCTTTTGGCTTACCTTCATTATCAACCGTATCTGTGCATTGCGCTGCGTTTGGAGTATCATCTGAAGTGACCATAGCAGAAATAGTCAGCACCTCTGTTGTCTTTTTGGAGTTAGCATCTGGATTTTGCACCTTGTCTAAATTAGACACCTGAGcattctttatttctttctgcGGATCATGCTTGGCTCTCGTTGTTTGCTTATATTGATACCGAGGTTCATTTTCAGTTGCATTCTTCTTGCATTGCTCATGTGAGTGCCCCAAGCGAGAGCAATATGAGCAGTATGGTGGCATGTTTTCTGGCACAATACGTTGCCAAAATCCAGACTCCCCTTCAACAGCCACCCATACTCTTGGTATCACAACCTTCGCTGCATCTAGCTCCACGCAAACCCTTGCCAAACTAGGACGGGTTCCAGCAGCCGTTGCCGAATCTATAAACAAAGGTCTTCCTACAGGAGAAATTATGGAAAACAATGAATGTTTGTCAAAATAATGAATAGGCAAAGCTGGAAGATCTACCCAGACCGGAACCAAAGATGATTCTTTGAGAACATGAAACTCCCTTGTCCATCGAAACACCCGCATCGGATATTTGCCCAACTGCCAAATCCCTCTCATCCAGATCCTGTTAAAGTCAGCTTCAGTCGTGCACTTAATGAGAACATGCCTGTAGTCCATCAATCCAATAGAAACGTGATCTTTCAGGTTTAACAAAGCAAAAAACTTTCGAATATCTTCCAAGGACGGTCTCCCGTGAGAAAATTTTCCCACTAAAGCCCATTGAAAAGGCGCTGCAAGTTTGTCCGCATCTGCTTTAGAAAAAACTACCGCTGCTTCACCCTTGTACACAGACGCTTGCCTAATGTGGATAGGAGATGTTGCTGGTTGTGAGAAAAGTTGTGAGAAAGACTTTTTTCCTATAGGTGAATCTTGCCCCTCAGCCGAAGGCTGAAGGGCAGCCATGAATTGTACAGTGGGAAAGTTGGTTGATGACAAACACTGAGAAGTTTCAGTGGGGAGAGAAGCAGGCTAATTTCCAGCAAACTAATTAAGTTAAGTAGATCTGCAAGTTAAATGGAAAGATAgaataacatgtgattcatcaTTTTACGCCTTTCCTTTAGGGTAAACACAAGCAAATCTTGTGacatttttatattattattatttttttgaatttctttaTTAAAGTGGTGTGATTTGCATGTGAATATGATTCCCAAATCTAACAACTTTTAGGTACTAAAATTATTTCCAAAATTGTCAACTTTTCTTAAAATAATTTTgtgcttttcatttttcttgaattgattgtatttgaaaatcaagtttgaattcAAAGATGGTCACATGTAAATCTAAAAGCTTCTTCCAAAggttttttttaaccttttcccGAAGTTGTTTGACAGTCAAACATTAACAGTAGCTTGTGTCTTTATATTTATCATATATGTGTTTAAATCATAAAGACTATAATTTCATATTtacaaaatttacaaaataatatcatcaaagtcataaataaaaattttgtctTCATCTCTTGTCACAAATAGTGCTTcctaaatccaaaatttatttTACATCACGTGAAAAAGTACTAACTTGAGTAAAATTACTTCGTGAGTCATACATCTAGATAGttattattaatatttaataaAAAACCTTATTCAATATTCATAGcctttgattaaaaaaataactatTAGTTGAACTACATAACTAAATATGATCAACATGTTCATCATCTCTAGAAATTAAACCATTGTTTTTATGAGCGTGTTCAACTTATTTTTGAATATAAATGTCAGTGTTTGTTTTTCATATAATAAGAAATacttatatttctaaaaattaaCTTTTGTTGCTTTTGTAAAAAAGGCaaactaatttttttccttgcaGGCGAAAAAATATCTATGATGGTCAAGTGGAGATTGTTTTCAGTTATCGCAGTGAAGCATTGATTTTACCTTATGTATGCCTTCTCAAATCCCACCATACTCATTCTTGAAATCTAGTATTTGATGTTTTCTTTTAGAACTGTAAAGAAATATTTTGTCCCAATTTACTTTTGGATGGTAGATGCAATTTgtaatctttttatttttcttaatgaATATACACAAATCTAAAATGTAATATATGTATTAGTGTATATCGATACTCAAATTGTAAGATACTTGTCTTATTCAAGAACTTCCTAACTAGATTCTCAAATGGGTTCTTTCTCGCAAAGAAAAAGtcattcaaaaaatttaaaaagttctTATTTATTTGCATAACATAAGTAAGTCCTTCCCCCtaattttccttatttatttcaaaaaaaaatgattccCTAATGATTAACTAAAAGTTTTTGCCACCCATGGATGGTTAAACTCACAACTCAAACGATTTATAAGGTAATTTGTAATTAATTGTTTGATTTACAAAtgggatttttctttttcttttctttatatttcaaaattatcAAACAAATGTGACTGAAAGAACCCTTATCAAGTACACAAGGAAAGAACCCTTATCAAGGAAGAAAATCCAcaatttagcaactaatctctTAATTGTGCAGCAACCTATTGATGGGAATTTTTTACCGCTGCATAGAGGTTTGAAGCTTCTATGAGATATTAAAACCATCTCTAACCAAACATTAATTCCTTTGCatctttaacaaaattttcagcCACAAACACAGCAACACAGTTACATTCCCACATAGCCATACACAAtgaatatctcttcaaaagtCACTCTTCTCACATAACTAACAAATACAATCATGAAAGCAATTGTGAATCATTCATTGTAAGATGAGATTGAACAAGGTCTATTGAAGTAGCtaattaatcaccaaatttttaCTTGACATGGATCATACAAGCTATAAAGAAAAACAGATAGTTTCTTGAAATCATGGCTCTATGATTTATTGGCTTTCTCAGTACTCAACTTTGACATGTACAATGCAGTGAACCTAATTTTTTAGAATAATTGTCTAATATGCCAACAGAGGACAAAACCCTAAACCTAATGCGTCATAATTAGTGGGTTAAATTTTGAATCAAAACTAAGATGAAATTGTGCTAATACTTCAACATTCGTCATATTTTTCTGACCTGAAAGTTCTATTgctatcaaaattttgacttttaGGTACTAGAAGATTAATTACTCTCACCTaggatctttttttttctatttgttgttttataaaattttcGAATACgaatttatattttcattataAATATGTAGATAGTcaaacatcaaaaataaaatgaacatATTAGGGCAATAGAATTCTTGTAAAAGTTTTTACAAAAATCAGTTTTAGTGATTTTTAATGGCTTAAACTCATAGTAATGTTGACATAGAATACTGTAATTTGGGCAAGTCTTCAGCTTTTTGGTTTAGAatatatagaagaaacaaaactcTCTAAACAGATATATGAACTTAAATGGTTTCAATAGAAACTTTGTTGAAATGCAAAGCCAAAAAATATATCATTACAATATAACATTTTGCCAACACCACTCCTCAACCCtgaacagaaaaaagaaaaaagaaaaacaacattTAGACTTTTACTCCCCCTTTTCCTTTCCAaacccaaaaacaaaaagaaaaaagaaagaaagaaacaccaATTGATATTTCACTTCCAATATTCAAATGAACTTGTCCAAAACCGATACACAAATGGCCCTAGATTTCTTATCCCAATACAGTCCAATGGTCATTCCAGAAGTCAAGTTTCTGCTAGCCACAAACTCCCTAAACCAACTTCCTAGGATCAAATACATGTCTCTGTTTGGCCACTTTTGTAAAGAACATCGGGTACTCAGTTTTACTGCCCAAATCAAGCATTTAAAAAGGGATTTTTCTCCATTGATCATAAGATTTTTGGTTTCACTATCCCAGTGCACAAGGAGGAATTCTTTCACTTGTTTAGGATTTAATTCCAGCCCAATTTGACACTCTAGATCATGGGCAGAGTTCACTTTCTTGATTTCCCATGGGAATAGGTATAGGAGTTGTGGAGAATGATTGTTTCTCTCCACAAGTTCCCATAGGGCACGGCCAAGTTGAAAACCACTTCTtctattttcttcctctttctcttttgtttctAGAAAATGGTAAAAGATATCTTCCATCATTTTCAGAAAAtactttcttctctctcttttttgtcTGTTTTTCTTTGGGAGAATTTGGATCAAAGAATAGAGCAAGAAAAGCTGCTTTTACGCTGTACTAAGGCAGTGCGGTGCCTAGATAGACCGtggaaatttgacttgaatatcAATGAACCATTAAATTGCTTAGTAGGCATTGATAgaaatctgttttacatttatttcttttccataTAAGGTTATTGCATTTGTAAcaaccatttaaaaaaaaagatatagtCAAAGCCAACTTTTTTTAGTCAATGAACCAATGATTGTTAAACACATGTAACTTTTatacaattaaaaaattatttttcaaataaatttatCTTGGAGTCAAATGCAGGATAGAGATAAAAAACTAGTTCATCACTTTTGTTCCTTTCCTTTAGGATAAAAACAAGCAAACTAAACTTTTATGaaacttttttctttattttttgtttaactttgtgtaaaaattttgtaattgaatATCTTATCAGTTGTAATGAGTttacattaattttattatttccaTCTTTATTTGACTTTCAAGATATAAACATAATAAACTACAATGTTCATTTATCGGGAACATTGATAATTTCCTTACATTTACTATGTCACAATAATGTTAAGGTAGTTTTATCAAGGTAATTGCTACGTTTTCAAATCGGAATCCAAACTTTCATATTGAGAATTCTTGTCAAACTCCAATctgttatttcttttattaatatttacaaTATTGTCATTAGTTTTGTACAACTTATTATAACTTCAAAATtagatttcataatttttttcttagtttattgTCAGAACAGTGCTATAAAATAAGTCTTTTAAGAACAAATTAATCAACTTTTTTGTCGTCCACTAAAACCATAAAATTTAGTAAGACATAAAGCATGGTATGGCAAGGATGAAAGCATATGTCAAAAATAAAGTTGCTTTTTTCTAGAAGAGAATGAAAAAGGCGTTTTTGTAAACTaccacaaataaataaataaaaccacaaAACCTCTTAAGAATGAGGTCAAAGTTGATTATTTTTAGAAATAACTTCATGCATAGCTATTAGAATTCCTTTTCATGTGGACAAAATGTTAagttaaaacaatacaaaagttgTATCAAATAAAAGTAGAACAATTACTCAGTTGATGTAAAAGCAGTACATCATTGCTCTTAAAATGGATTAGCATATGTTACATATGAGGAAATGTTAAATTCTAGTCgatagtaaaaataaataaataaagcaacAGGTTCAATAGAAACATTTCCTAATTTATAGCTTTATGTTTGTTTCTCGATTTTGTAGGATTATACTTATGTTAATTTCACATTCCAAATCTATAGTCTGAATCATAGATAATATACACACAAACACACGTATGACAGTAATGTATAGTCTGATCTTCGAAATTCATATCCAAAAAATTTATGTATATGATAGTGATACGCAAGATGAAATACAAATTCACCATGGGAAAAGGTTACAAATAATGCACAAGTATCTAAAAGATTGTGGCATACACATTCAAACTCTAGACATTAGTAATATTTTTTTCGGAGGCGGAGGTGGCATTTACTTTTGAGGGAGTAGTAGCACTAAAGAAGGGCTTACTAGAACCCTAGCCTTCAAGACTTGTAAAGGGTTCTCCCGCTTCTCCATCATTTCATCAGCTTCTACCACAATACGTGGCTTTATCATTATGGTGGACAGAGAACAAATGGCAATATAGCTTGCTACTGTAGATGCATGCATTTGATGTTTGAAAGACTCAAAACTCAAGTGCATTGTGGGTGAGAGACTAGGGATTCAATCCTTGTCTCGGATACTTATCACTCATGTGGCTTTTGTAGGATTTAGATTTAGCGAGTGCACTATGCACCCATCTTGTTTGAAGATGATTTAGCACTTTTTGGATCCTAATGGCCCAGTTGAACTTGCACACTTTAATAGCAGCTATAAATAAGTGTAAATTGACTTTAAGAAACAAGAGGTGCAAGAACATTCCTTACCAACGGTCCTAGTGATAAATGGGCTTCCCTAGTTAGACTTGAATGACCACGATTTTTTGAAGCTTTTCTGATGGCTGGGTTGACAAAACATTGGTCAAAGATTAGACGTGACATGGGATTAGATATAAAATTGATGAAGAAAGATTGTCCAGGTGCCATTAAAGTCGACGAAGATTAAACCAGACTAGACTTGGCAATTGGACAGGTTAGGCTATTTTTGAATGGGTTGAtgttaaatttttatttaaatgagTTATATCTAATCTGCCTaactattggattgatattagGTTGGATCATATTGGTCAAGTCAAAGCCATGGCCATGGTCCAAATATGAATCAACGTatttatttcatatattttgatatataataCTCTCTCACAGACATTGTACGCACACAAAAAGTTTTTTGcacatacataaatatattttcaccCACTAAACACTTTCACACGTACAAACACATACTCACTTTTTAACCTCTTCGAATAGAAACACAGCATTTTTATGCACATGGATAaactaaaacacacactaacATACTTTTCTACATACTATTACCTAGAATACAAAAAACTTTCATACATACACAAGCCAAATTTCAAGTCAAACTCGATtagtttctttaaaaaaaatttcaaacacaagccAAATTCAAACATTCATTTTAATCTTCAAACTAATTCTGAATATAACTCTGTCCGACTCGTAACGCTTGTTGTCAACTCTACACAGATCCTTGAATGCAAGTTCCTGAAAAAACTTGGGTTGCCATTCTTCGTAAGCTTGCATGCAAATAATGGAACACTAAATGCAATAACAATTATGTAAATGATATCTTTCTTGTTTCAATGGTATATCCTAAAATATTCTATCTTGCTTGATTGAAAGGTGTTGTCCTAGCTGGCTCTCTTTGTTTGCGTCCGTGTTGCTATATTTACATTTGTGTTTTCAAGCATAATAGCACGTTTTCAAGCATAACCATGcattacaaatttttttaacaTTAACGTGGCCATGCTCTTTCCGGACAGTGACTCAGATGGCCATTCAAACTATTGTATTTCTGTTAAGCCTATTGTCTTACTTCTATCTAGGGAAGGATATATATTCACACTCAATAATAGGAAAGAGAgtactaggggtggcaatcgggtcgGGTTGAAG
This region of Coffea arabica cultivar ET-39 chromosome 3c, Coffea Arabica ET-39 HiFi, whole genome shotgun sequence genomic DNA includes:
- the LOC113735488 gene encoding uncharacterized protein → MAALQPSAEGQDSPIGKKSFSQLFSQPATSPIHIRQASVYKGEAAVVFSKADADKLAAPFQWALVGKFSHGRPSLEDIRKFFALLNLKDHVSIGLMDYRHVLIKCTTEADFNRIWMRGIWQLGKYPMRVFRWTREFHVLKESSLVPVWVDLPALPIHYFDKHSLFSIISPVGRPLFIDSATAAGTRPSLARVCVELDAAKVVIPRVWVAVEGESGFWQRIVPENMPPYCSYCSRLGHSHEQCKKNATENEPRYQYKQTTRAKHDPQKEIKNAQVSNLDKVQNPDANSKKTTEVLTISAMVTSDDTPNAAQCTDTVDNEGKPKGVIEEEVRTAKQAENDVVPVHQDDKSTAIIGDQDAAIGDDTSPSPSAVHGYSDSDHTRKDALDREQGEMENQLEKAHENEYEGTHSDLNKHFREEHQRMADRNSLQHLYVELCGPQNTFPKEHGIDVNQLPISAANLSPTLADPQETLPGSSSQSLKIDQSGVADRNSKQKRTKDQHISLEVQSPQLPTPIIISFVHAKCSVDERRNLWSSLLADKPSLLPWCIGGDFNVVLAPHEKCGGRPFVIAEGVDFMSFMEEVGVFDVGFSGARFTWSNNRRSRARISKRLDRFLVNGACLDFSDAISVLHLARHPSDHSPLKISFVARSNNKPRPFRFLNVWTTKPEFLEVIRQAWNQDISGSPLRVLCSKLLATRRAIQAWNKQHFGNVFDAVRSAEMAVQRAEESVDNNASEECQIELNKAQAELRHALSIEEQFWRQKARVKWLCQGDSNSKYFHAIVRQRRSQGMIHRIKNSDGVWVDNEDDIASAAITYFHDLFNDSLASSSDMLSLIPPKVSGEDNAKLEEVPSIEEVHRVLRSMDEESAAGPDGFTGKFFTFAWQVIAQDVYKAVLSFFCGAELPRFITSTSIVLIPKVQNPQDFSQFRPISLCNFFNKLLSRILADRVADILPKIISPHQTGFVKGRNITENFLLAQEVISGMAKKNRGGNVVMKLDMSKAYDRVAWSHIINVLRRYGFGERFIDMVWRLISNAWFSIIINGSSYGFFKSSRGLRQGDPLSPALFIIGAEALSRALNNLTRKPGFVGFKVPYGCPPITHLAFADDILIFANGSSFSLKAIMQVLEAYQRCSGQLINVQKSCYLIHPSMPSARRRVIDRITRFAWQSFPIRYLGFPLYFGRCKSSYFGEVCQSILARILSWKSRLLSFGAFSCKLWWNFRTGSSLWSTFMKAKYCKGLHPCQVELRKTDSSMWRRMTLPRENVFSILEQMVPEEGNEVEVIWMPTTSGKFSLKSAFGDIRQARPTSMVFASIWHSRIPVKVSFFMLRLLLGRIPIPDQLCKLGFHLPSKCFCCSAASEESIEHLFSNGHIATVIWNYFGGLCGLNFSGSYLRARIVGWWLRSHDYELRRFIDRILPSVVCWQIWKARNKAMFEGIQMRSSAICQAIFAEIRTMVGIQFKKVIRLQSFSQLYDWKIPSGGRVAYKVIRWETKETGRYILNTDGCAKGNPRVGGGGGVLRDSTGLPLIAFSAYLGETTSLRAEARALLIGLQTCIQKGFEDICVQSDSLVLIGIIQRRTQYPWQIRREVNQIWKLVEDPARFSHCYREANTVADALSNVGISHPQQQIKVYDTFSMFPRLARGAICLDRLGMPSLRKITNM